The Struthio camelus isolate bStrCam1 chromosome 21, bStrCam1.hap1, whole genome shotgun sequence genome includes the window GGGTCTCAGCCCTGTTGCTGAGATGGGAAATACTTATGTTAATGAGACCGCAGCTCACATGGCACTGATTAACATAAATGTAGAGCAAGATGTAGCTGAGTTccctggcagaggcaggaggatAGGTGTCATGCACAAAACATGCAAGAGTGCATAATTCTTGCATTAAGTTGGCCAGAACACTCACTCACATGCTCCACATGTGCCCCTTTGCCAGCCTGGAGGCTGGAGGAAAGTTTACCCTGCTGCTTACACCGTCTATGGATGCCTACAGGAATTtagtcctcaaggctggcagtaCAGCCCTGTCATGCAAACCACTTAAAAGTGCCAGAGAGAAAGGACATTTTCTATGATTGTCTTATCTGGGTTTTTAAAGGGGTACAGTGGTAAACACATTAACATGGTGGCTCTAGCAAACCCCTGCTCCGAGGGCAATGTGTTCCTTTGAGTCATAATTGATTCCTGCCATCAGGCaccagcctgctctctcccaggGTCAGCACTTTCCCACATCCAAGCCCATTATCCCACAGACCATGCCTTTTGTACAACACACTCCAGCTATTCATGTGCAAAGCAGCTGTAATCCCCAGACCTTTCAGAGTCAATATTCCAGGAAATAATAAATCCCTCTTGTGCACCCTGGAATATGCTGAGAGGTGACTTGTGGGAATTTCAGCtaggcagaaaaataataaattcttttCAACTTTTAATTATTTGTAATACTTGCTGCAGGAAGACTGTGTCATTGGTGCATGACTATTTCAGGGTCACCCACACAAGCAGCTACAGAAATTGCTTTTGCCTCTAACAACCCTGAAAAGGAGGATCATGTTGCCTCATATGTCTCTTAATAATCAAAGTCCGCTTTCCTTCCCTTAAGCACCTGGGAATGGCAGTGTACTAAGGATGCTAGATCTAAAGAAAAcctatttaaaacaaagttaaagTTGTAAAGAATGTACTTTACAGTAATAAAAGGCCTTTTCTTTGCCACGGTTCTAAAGAAGGCAAGATAGTGCTATGCTAATGATAATTCATGGAATATTTTTCATAATAGGTCTAATAACAACTCTTCCCCTGAAAGTGGCAGATTTCACTGTATTTTCACTCTGTTGGTTCAGAGAGCAGAATTAAACTTGGCTTGTGAGAGTGGAAGAAGCCCAGCCTAAGTAGCAAGTTTTGCAGGAGAAATCTGCAAAATCTTTGTGAGTCTGAATATATTGTGCCAAACCATTTTTAAATTATCTACTACGTAGAATGTAATATCACCGAAAAGCCCTGAGCAGAATACAATAGGCCGGGTTATATGCACCTGGGGGCTTTGGGAGGAAGGATCTTCATCTGTGACACCAAAGTAAGCAGTTGTCATGAATAAAAAAGGGTCCAGTGGTCATTAAGTATCACCTCAAACAGACAGCATCCTGTCTTTTCACACCTCCTCCAAAAAACCTCCACAGAGTGAACTACAAGAGTCTTAAGAAGATGAAGTGATGTGGTAATACTTCAGGGAACTGAACCTGTAGTGCTAAAAGTCTAGGAAGCTTAAATGTTAGGACATGTCCACCAAGTAATAGTAAGTTGTGAGTGCAGCACAACAGACAGACCCCATATCTCCATCAAGGATAAAAATTTTACCGAAGATGTGTCAGCATAGGTCACTGCAACAAAAGCCTACTTGAGATGCTGTGTTCTCATTGCTGCCATCTTCCTTGATGATACTGCCACTAGCACATTGCCTGTGTAAGTTAGAGCAAAGCTAGCTTGGTCCTAGAaacccttttatttttcctgtgtaaaCAAGCCTTCCCGAGGATGCTAACCATGGGCTAGCCGGAGGAAGAAGCCAAAGCCCACTAGAGGTCAGGCTGCACATAGGACAGATGCTGCCAGCTAcctgctccccaggcagctgtgaCGACAGAGAGATACCCCCAGGCAAGAAGCATCTCTGCCAGACTCCCAGATAGCTCTAGGtgactcccctcctcccccaagacaGCGAGAAGAGGCCACCCTTAGCATTTCCACCTGCAGAGAAGTACTATCCCCAGAGCTGTTCCTTCTCCACTTCTTCTCAGAGACATTCAGCAGCATCTCCAAGTGGCGCCTCTTCTACCAACGCCAAAAGGCATATGAGAGCCACTTCAGCCCTGTCCCTATCCCCTGCCAAAGGCATGGGCTCAGCTCCTGATTCTAGCAAGGCTCCATGAAAAAGTTTAGCAGTACCACTCCCATTTCCCAGAAAAGCAAACTGAGGCACAGGCAAAAAAATAGACTAGCCAGCAGTCCCTAGGTGAGCCAGTCATGCAGCCGTGCTCAGTGTTCCCCATGTCTCTGCCCTCTTGCCCCGCAATGCTCTTTTCTCTTGGTAAACATAGATCTCTGAAAAACTCCTCGCTGCATGGTAAGCCATGCACTTCTCAGTTTCACTCGGTGAAAAAGCCAGTGAGTTCATGGTGCCTTGACAGAAATGCAGGCTACACAAAGGAGTTATTAGCACCAGGCTGTGTGGGTTTGAATTTCTCTGAGTTTCCCATACTTTTCCCCTATTGATAACATTTCTTGTTGGGACAATAGAAGTGTGCCTTGCAGCTACTCACAACATTAGTGACGGTGCTTGAGCCTGAATGAATTAAAGGGAGAGAATCCAACTCCCAAAAGACCATCTGGCTAGCTGTTATAATACAGCAATAAAGGTCAGGGCTACTTCTCAGGAGTTGGGAAAAAGATGCTCTCTGACACCGAAGAGTCTCTTTAACCAGCTTGGTACATGTCTACCTGTCAGCTCCTAGCTTCAAGTCACCATCGCTCCCTTGCAAGGAAAGAGACTTGTCTGCTGGTTTTCCCATAACATAGGGAATAAAGGGCTCTGAAAACAACATCTGCCCTTAACAAAAAGCTAAGCCCATTCAGGCCCATACAATGAAAACCATGAAGCTGGCTATTTTAGTGACACCCCCCTTCTTCCTGTCAACTGCCCATTAAACTCAGGCCTCACTTCAGGATTTTGAAGTAAGACATTGTCTTTGGCTTTCTTACCTCACTGCACACTTCCCTCCACCATTCCCATTTCCAGCTCCTTAGGCACGCTTCTGTGCACCAAGAGCACACGGGGAGGAAACAAGGACACCTCTGCTTTAGGCTCTACAGGCCAGACTTTCAGATGGCAGGAAGCAGCACATTTTTTCTGAGATCGATTCTGCGTTATTTTCAGTGCTGCCTCCAGGACTGTATCTGGACAGAGATTTTTCCATTCAGACAAAATCAGAACAGACCTGAAGTGTCCACACagcttcattctttttccttcctttaacacaaaagaaataacattttttagtGAAATTTTCATGCAAATGCAGGAAAGCATCATTACTCCCATTTTCCAGATGCGAAAACAGTGGGGGTGACATGCTAATGGTTGCACAGGGAAGTAACGATAGGGTCTCCTAGACCCTTCTGTTCTGCAAACTTCCTACAAGAAGGTCCAGTCTGCAGTGGGACAGCGTGCTTCCCCTAGGTCGGATGAGAACAGGATGTGCTGGAAATCTCAGGAGAGAAGCAGCGCCAACCTCCTTGCCAAGGCGCATTCCCGACCTGCCCCTGGGGCTTCCCGATGCCTGGGGCTGCTGAGTTGGATGTGGTGCTATTCTTCAGGCCATCACAACCACTGCACTTGAAAATTTCTGTATGAAAGGTAGAgggtagaaaacagaaaagaaagatccACAGAGGTGACTTGGCATGGGCCTACTTCTTCTGAGAGGTGCATGTATGGCCTGAATGAAGGGAGTGGGACAGCTCACAAGTGGTGTAATTGGCTCACAAATCCCAGTGTGAACAGCAAAGAGGCGAGCTGAGGTTACAATTTCCCCCATTCCCTATTTGTTCACCCTGGCTATCCCCCATCCCACAGCTCTGACTCTAGCTTCTCCACAGCATTTAGAACCGACATGCAAGCAAACCTGCCGTTTCACACTGATAACACTTGGCTTAGTGCTGGGAAATCTGCGAGGACTACACCAGcaagcacaaacacacacccacacccacacgtGCCCTGGTAAAGTGGCGTTGGGAGGCTGGTTGTAAAGTGCCCGCTCTGGGACGAGTAGAGAGATGTCCCTGATGCTATTGATTTTAACCCTTACAGTGTTCCCCTCCTTCTTTTCCCGCCTTCCCCTGAAAGCGTGCCTCCTCCGCACCACAATGTGACTACCCCTTGCAGGGACTCAGGAATGCAATTGATCTGAGACAGCCAGCTGTAGGGTCAGTGTTTTCCCAGATCCCTGggcagccctgcagagccacGCTGCACACTCCACCACTTGGTTTGGGCAGAAGGTTATTTTCTCCAGGGCATTTGCAATCAATGTACCATGCACTAATAGGTGCTTCCCCTATTGTTCAGCTGTGTGCCTGGATTGGCTGAACGAGTGTGGGAAACACCAGCAATCCTGAGACTCACATATCTTCTGAAGCTCTCTGACGTATAAGTAGAGGCTGTCAGTAACCGCCAGAGCATAGTCTTATACTCAGCATAGGATCCCAGCCTGGTGGTCTGTGCCCAGGACTGAGAGCACTAAGAATGGCTCCCAGCAGCACTCTCATGATCCACATGGAGGAGAAACTACtgccaaaagaaaagaataaagtaaGTAGAGCCCTTGTCAGAAAAGGCTGAAAGGCTGGTCTGGCCCCTATGCAATAAGCCTCCTAATACACGTGATACAAAAATGTCAGTTGTCTGCCTTTGCCAAACAAATAGTACACAGAAAAAGTTGATAGGTGGGAAAAAGTGATCTGGGGGAAGACAAATAGATTAAAGAGAGATAAAAGAGAatacactgattaaaaaaaatgaagttgggTGGGTAACAGGTGGGCAGTTCATCTCACAGCTCTTCTATCAAAGGAAAGCGTCTTTGAACATCTGCGTGTACTGGGGCATGCGTCAGAATGGGAAAGTAGGTCAGCTCTCCAAATATCCCTAACAAACTGCTCTGTCTCTTTTACAGCTCAGGAAGCCAGTGGTGGAAAAAATGCGCCGTGATCGGATTAACAGCAGCATCGAGCAGCTGAAACTGCTCCTGGAGAAGGAGTTCCAGAGACTCCAGCCCAACTCCAAGCTGGAGAAAGCCGACATCCTGGAAGTGACTGTCAGCTACCTGAAACAGCAGAGCCAGCTGCAGGACCAAAGTGAGTGTAGAGCATGAGTACACACCATTAAGAGTCTGTTCCCACAGGCCTTTGCTCTCCTGCATAGCCCTGGCCCTTGAGGAATGCGGGGGATATAACACACTAGGTCGAGCCACATGAGCAAAGCTTTACTGGATCAGGCTCTTGAAAGAAACCTTACGCGCAAATTCTCACAGCCCCATTACTTGGACATGACATTAACCCATTGGATTTGCTTCCGTCTTTCTTTTCTAGCATTCATTCACAAGAATCCAGAGCAGGACTTTAACAGCGGATACCTGAGGTGCCTCAAGGAAGCTCTACATTTTCTGTCCTGCTATGAACCTAAGAAGGAAACTCAAGTCCAGCTAATCAAGCATTTCTCCAAAGTTCAGATGGGTCCAGACGTCATGTACTCTTCTGCTCCGCGTAGTCTACCTCTGTTGCCCTGTCTGTTTGTCAGAAAGCACCCTGCCCAGAAAAGTGTGGCTGCTGCTCCTACCATCTGGAGACCCTGGTAGACCTGCTGATGGACTTTGCTTTATTACTGTGCATTTTGCCACAAAAACTAGAGGGACCTCTGATATAATAGTTCCTCTTTAAAGTAGGAAACATAGCTTTCCAAAGGTGGGAGGGGGGAGGTTATTGTTTTTCTGTCATGAGAAATGAGGGTCACTAATTACTTTCCCTTCATAGTGAAGGATTTCATTTGTCTCTTGCAGCAAAGTTGCTCTTATGGGTGGCTCCTAGCCAAAGAGAGGACCAAGTCCTGTGGTGATTTAGAAAGCAAATGTCCTTTGGTTTCCATCACACTTTTGCTTTACAAGGCTGTTGAGCCTATGGCTGTGGCTGTCAATGGAAATCTTTCAACCAGCTCCCTGGGTCACTGGTTCAAGTGCTCTTTTGTCTCTAGATAATGTATTGACCTTCCTAAAGAAGGGGCATTTTGGAGGATGTATTTTGTATCATAAAGAGAGCACATTGAGCCTTTACCTTTTGAGTGAAAGATGTTATTCAAAAATGCTGATTCTTCTAAAGTTCCTGTCTTATTTTTAAGGTACCTTCTTACATAAAGTTATTATGATAACAGATTACTGTAGGGAAAATTCTCTTAATGTCCAGCAGGTGCTACTCTCAGTTGAGGGATAATTGATGCCTTTTGTAAAGGAAGTACTTTTGATACACCTtaagaaaaagggggaggaggggaggcaatGAGTACTGTACAGTTATTCACTAAACATGCGGAAGAGcttaaaaagcttttataaaGTTGCAATGTATTCATCCTGTGTGATGTTCAGCTTTGGTTTCTTCACTGTACAAGTCAATAAAAATGTTCTTAGTCATTAATGCTTTTATATGAAATGATTAAAACGAATAACACGCCTAGACTAAGTGTTGCATGTGGACTTCTGCAGCAGGAAAGCTATCAGGAGCTGTCATGTTTCTGAGCCCTTCATCCCAGTGCATAGTTTCATATTTGTGAATTCCACATTGCAGAATGCGATTTTTGatcctgcaaaagagaaaaccTCGGAAAAGCTAGCAAAAGTAAAAATAGAGGTGAAATTAAGTGAAATACTGAGTGGTGTGACCCCAAATATTTAACAGCAACCTATTCAGACTTCAGCAAATCATCAGTTTCACAGCCGGTttattccctctctcccctgaTAATTTGCCCACCAACTTGTGTTCAGAGACCTATGCGCTCTGTCCATACAGGAGATGGTAACATGCAAAACTCCTAAAAGTTTCTAATAACTTCTTCCTTCTTCTAAATAGTTTGGCACCTGATTCTGCTTGGCATCTCACCCTCTTCTTTGAAACCCATGGGGTGAGCTAGTTCTTGTAGTCTTTTAATTTTAGCTCCTTCTTTTGCCTAAACGCAAATTCTGTCAAGGaatagtaagcttttttttttttttgcttctttttttttttgttaagtgaaACTTGTCCACGTATGGCTAACAATACACAGAACTTGAGAGCAAACAATTGAAACAGCATTTCCTCTCCCAAACTATTTCTCAATTATCCTCTTTGCTTGGaacttttaattctctttctctgACATCCACCGAAGGGTCCAAAACACAAAGATGATCACCCAGTGAACATGGCTTGCACCTTGGAACTGTCCATTCCTAACGCTGCTACCAGTTTGCTGAGTGATGCAAAGCCAATCTCTCCCCCCGTCTGTAAAAACTGGATAATAATATTGCCTTACCCTTTGTAAAGCTCTTTTGCCTATACATAAAAAAGATGCTAAATAATTATCAGATAACAGGAATGTTGCACCTTCACAGCATGTCAGATATTTCTACCTGTGGCTAATTTTCCTCAGAGATGTTCTGCCACACTCCACCAGGCTTTGGTGTTTTTTCCTACCCAACCTGTTGCAGAGATGGTCTCACTGTCAAGCATCTTTTAAATGATTCTCCCTCGATTTTTTTGCCCAGCTTCAATTTAGAAAACAAACCCGACATATCCTCTTAAATGGAGATTTACAACAGCTTGCCACCATGCTTGCACCAGCTGAGTGGCACAAGCGAAGGAAAAGCGTGGGCTTCCTGTGATTCTCAAAGAGAGGCATTGCAGAGCCCTTGCCCAGCCTCAGCTGTAGCCCTGTTAGGCTGCTCTCCAGCTCTCTACCATACGGGCCACACGCTGCCCTCGCCAGAGGATTGAGTCAGCCACACTCCAGCGATGCGAGGAAAATTAGCCCCTGTGGTAGAGAAACGTGCTCGTCCTTCTCCTGCCCAGCTACACACAGACAGCTTGCAGagaaataaacagagaaaaagggaTTCAGAAGGCATCTGGGCAGGCAGGAAGAAGAGCACAGAAGGAGGATCCTAAAGCCAACCCTGAGCACCTTGATCACCAACAGTCTCCCCAAAACATGGCATTTTCCACAATAACACTCACCCAGTTTCCCCTGAAGAGTTCCCATCCCTTGATCAGTGAGGATGAGTCACCTtttactttcccttcttttcaaagtaaaataaatctgCACAATCAGTTCGCAGTATTATTATTATCTAACCACAATAATGCACTGGTTTGCGTAATGCACTGGTTTGCGTATATGATAGAGAAACCTCTCATCTTTCAGAGATACATTAATAGCATGCAACACTTAAGATCAGCCACCCCACCTCCCCTCAGATTCCCTAGGAGAGGTACCCTTGAATAACTTCATTTCTAGTGCATGCTTTTTCCCTTAAACGCAAAGAAACCTAATACATCTTGTCTTGTCAAACAGCTGCTTAGCTAAGCACTAAGCAATCTCAGATCTGCTTGGCTGGCAGGAACAAACTTGATACAAATGGTCCTGGCTGTTCCTGGCCAATCTTCACGTGACTTGTGGTGAAACTATTTGTTATACGTATGGAAAGGACCAAAAAGCCAGCCAGTCAGTTTTGCGCTGCCTCACTAAGGTTACATGGATCCCTTTGGTTATTATTGTACCTTGAACGCAGGAGCTGTTTGAGTGCTCTTCATCTGACTGGGAGTGCAATACATTTAAGATTTTGTACAGTTCTGCAATTCATCAGGGGCTGATCCCAATGCTGTAGATAGATTAGTTCTTCCTAATTTCCTGCTAAATAATTCAGAGGAGATATTTGTAGATTTAGTGGTTGCTTAGTGATCTGGAAAAAGCCACTCCACCTTGCTGCACTCAACTTATCTTTGTCAACTAGTGCAAGCTTCTGAATACCAGCAAAATTCAAGCTGTTCATCCATGTCTGTGTATTTTTAACTCAAACCCAACTAATGTAGTATGCAGAGAGGGGGAACAAATTCTTCTGGGGCAGTTGAGACAGTAGATATGCAGCGTGCCTCAAAGCACGCTTCGTTCTGACTATACAGCACAGGAACAGGGAGCAGAGCCACGCACTGTATAATGGCATGGGGAAGTCTGCTGCTACTATGATGACAGGTGTCTTGTGCAGCGAGTGTATTACAGCCCAAGTAAGCTGTGCTGCAGAACCTTGCTAATATTATAATTGCAGCATCAGCAGTTTGTTTAAAATTCACTAggtagaaggaaaagagaaaaggaaaccaaAGAAGAGCCATACACACTTTGAAGATAAGTTACATCTGAAGCCAGTCCCCCTATTTCTAGGCTAAAAGaggaacaagggaaaaaaggacaACTCATGTGAGATCACAGTCAGGCCATAAAGCCCAGGAACCCCTGCCAGCCATATTGGCATAAATCCAGACAGATGCTGCTGCTGACGTTCAGACCTCAGGATCTGATTCTCATTTATGCAGGGGCCATATTACATTACTCTGGTTATAGTGGGGCAGTTGGTGTACATGAGATTCAGACCTACTATCTGCAGAATTGGTGCAAGGGAGAGAAACAGTAAGGTTCTGCTTTCTTGGTGGAGAGGAGAATCCAAATCCCACCAGAAAGCCTCCCATTTGCTCCAGGGAGTCAGATCCATGGCTGGTGCAAGCGTGGCACTTCTGGTTTGGGTCAGCCAAAGACCTACTCCCGTGGGCTTTGATTCCCCGATTACTTGTGAGCTAAATTCAGACCTCCAGTTTCCCCAGTCTTAGCAAAGCAAAGGTTATGTTTACAATGCATTAATTATTATCACTTATAATAATTGGATGCAAAGCTTCCTATGCGCCTCTCTCCCTTGGGGTGACTCTCCCCTGCTCCAACACATTCCCACCCTTAGGGAAGATGATGTTTATTATGCAGATCCCACAGCCCAGGAATACTCTCCTGACAAAGTCCCTATTAACCCCAGAGTGTGGGCCTGAGTTTCTCAGAGTTTCCCACACTTTCTTCCCTATTTATGACATTCAAATGGAGCACAAAGGAAGCGTGCCTCACAACAACCCGCATTAGTGACGCTCTTTGGCTCTGCATTGTGATGACCAGCAATTCCGGTCCTGCTAGACCATCTGGAGAGCTATTTTCCCAAGGAACACATTGATCAATCAGTATTATCAGAGCCCTTTTAAAATTTGGGAATGTTATGGTCTTTGACACTAAATAGGTGTCCCAAGAGGGGTTGTCAGATAGATTTTAAACCATTTAAGGaaggctcagaaaaaaaaatcataattatttctttaaaaataccatCCAGAGTATTTGTGAGACAGGCTCACATAAATGTAGGAAATGGTCTAAAATAAGAATGCTTTAAAAGTGACATAGAAAGGAAAGCTGTAAGCCATCAAGCTGTGTGCTGTAAGTACAGCCCTAGATGTACATGAGCACTGTGTTTTAAATCTACAAAACTGAGACAGTGAAATGCTGGTTTCCTGTACTCTATTCTGACAGGCCACCTTCCTCCAGACCCATCAGGGACCCAGACAACACACTGGGTCCACCACTTATATCAGATGGGCTCAGAAAGCTACCAATTAGTATTACCAGTAGTGATAGCTTTTGTGGTAACTGTGTGCGCAGTAAGTCTGCACCTGGGCTGAGACCACCACCCACAATCCGCAGGCAGAGAGCTCCACACACAGCTCAGTAAGCATTTCCTAGGCCAGAGTTCTTCCAGCTGTTTGGATTTACGGACTATAATGAATGCAAGTCTGCTGCTTATAACCTTGGGGTTGGTTAGTTACCTTTACCAGATCCTTTGAGGTTGCCCCTCAACTCAAAGCAAGTGTTTCTGACACATCATGTAGTCAGCTCTACAAGTTTGGCAAATTTAGTGACTTGTTTCTTTTAATACGTCATTCCAGAAACAAAGACACCAGCAATTCAGAGCCTCAGACAATCAGTCTTTCCTTCTGGCACAGTAGTGACAGTCAGTGAGAGTCACAAACTCCTCCCACAAATATGAAGGACAGTGACAAGGATTGGATTTGGATCAGAAGCGTGTTACAGTGGGACAGACTATTACTCTGACAGCTCTATTTCCAAAGAGCCGAAACTGAGCAAACTAGTTACAGACTTTGAAGTAAAGAGCAACAGAATTACCTACAGCacaggggtttttttcctcattgaccTCCTTACAGATAATGCATACTGCACCCACTTCCACAAAGATTGCATTCTAGGGGCAGCCTTAACCTAGAGCATTTAGTATCCTGAAATGTTAGTTGAGAAATATCTTGTTGCCATTATGTTTTTAGACCTCAATAAGGCAGTGGaagcaaactggaaaagaatgatttgtttctcttttattcatTAACAGTATACAGAGCAAAGGTGAGGTGGGCAAGGGAGGAGCTGAAGATTTGCTATCTTTTCAACTGgtgagacagaggaagagaagcTGGGAGTTTGTAAGCGCAGACGGCTGTTGTTTTGTGCACGCACTGCAAGGCAGCTTGCCTGGTTTACGATTCACATCAGATGGTGTGAGTCCACAGTTCTGAGCGTTTCTCACACATCATCCCATTCACAGTGCTAAACCGTTGACAAAAGAAGTGTGCCTCTGCGGCTCCTCAGCAGAAAGCTAGTGCCTGCTGCACCATCTGCCCAGCACTTGAAGGAAGGGACAATGCTTTAATCAGTGAGACTTGGTTTAGCCCTTGGAGTCCAGGAACATTGTGCTGGGGATAAGGTGGCAGTGTTTAAAACCACTCATGCCATATTTCCAGAACTGAAAATTGGGTTAAAGCTTTTCTCCCACCTCACCATGCCCTTTGCTGCTGCAGATACACCCCTTCCCATCCAGTGAGTGGCAAGACTTGCTGTCCATTTCATCTGACGTGCTCCCTGACAGAGATGCCCAAAGTCCTGTGCTTGACCTCAAGGCCCAATAAAGTACAAATATGTGAGCCAGGGATTGCCTGGAATGCGAGTAATACTGCCAGTTCCgagctgaaaaaataattcagggaACAGTTTTCAATAGGACTCATGCGCTCTGCTCAGTTAGATGTTTTTGACCACTATTAACGTTTAAAATTCTTACACCCTAAATGAGCCATCTAAATATAAAATGTCTCTGGACTGGAAAAGGAGGCGGGGAGAATGACTGACCTATGAAACTCACTGCCACAGGAAGCCAGGAGTTAAAAAGGGCAGACACATGTACCATAAAGTGTAACTGGGAAATCTGTCAATACAAAGCCTCACATGCTTGACTGACAGATCCTAAAGGAGACCAGCTAAGTACTGGATCATGTTTGGGGACAGTAGACTTGAGTAGGCAACCTAGAACAGCCTGGAAAAACATCTCCAAAAATTAGATCCAAACTGGTCCTTTCCACTTTATTACCTGCTTTCAGTGCAATACGCACGTCAGATATACTGAGAAAGCCCAAGACTGAATGGAGTCACAGGACATCCTAGCACCTGTATTCCCACTCTACAAATGGGATAATGCAAGCAAAGTAATAGGTAAGAGCCACCTTCTGACTGGATCTCAGTTGTCTGTTTGTAAAGGGAGAATGTATCTAGGTGTTTTATGTGGAGGCTGGGGGCCAAGAGAACAGTGAGGTATTGTTTGCAATGGCTTGGAAAGTGGCATGAGATTAAATAGAGCACGTTTGGGAAAGGCATCATAATCAATACACATCGCAGGCTGCCATCGGAGAGCCCAGATGACCcagacaaaagcaaaaaagagctCTGACTATAACTTATAGAGTCACATAAGTATTTAAACAAAtggagaggaaaatatttcaagcTACATCTTAGAGGAAATTGTTTTAAGggtttttcctcttgattttaaTCACTGGTTGCCTGAAAATTATCTGATACTGTATTCATCTAAGCATGGTTTAATGTCAATGAAAGGATTTAGTCCCTCTCAttctgcatcttttccttttcaacCTCTCTTCTGGTCATGGGGACAGACCGTTTTCTCTTCCTGGGATCTGTCTTCTGTGCTTAATTTCCTCACAGCCTGGGAAAAGGCAGCATATTGAGATGTTGACGTTCCCGGCTTCAGGCAGAAGTTTGATTCTAATGAGGGCAAACACTTTCCCACGTTCTTACCCCAGCACCATAAGACTAAGCTCTATTGTGTAACACACTCCCCAGTCCACCTGCTCCTTTGGGAGCAAGGCATTATCCCCAGGCAATTCACAGTCAATTTACCATGCTGTAACAGACGCTTTCTCTATTGTCCCAGGGCGTGCATGGATTGGCTCTCAACTGTGGGAAACTCCAAGTAGCTTAGGACCCATACTTTTCTAAGCATCTACTGTGTATAAATAGAGGAGCTCTCAGCTCCCT containing:
- the LOC104141949 gene encoding transcription factor HES-5, whose translation is MAPSSTLMIHMEEKLLPKEKNKLRKPVVEKMRRDRINSSIEQLKLLLEKEFQRLQPNSKLEKADILEVTVSYLKQQSQLQDQTFIHKNPEQDFNSGYLRCLKEALHFLSCYEPKKETQVQLIKHFSKVQMGPDVMYSSAPRSLPLLPCLFVRKHPAQKSVAAAPTIWRPW